A window of Methanolobus sediminis contains these coding sequences:
- a CDS encoding SulP family inorganic anion transporter, giving the protein MDIQNRVSNYLKESFTSDLKAGFITAVVALPLAIAFAIASGVEPQMGLYTAVIAGMLVASTGGSRYSISGPTGAMTVIILSTLHSFELEGLLLAGFLAGAFQILFGVLKLGKVVKYIPLPVISGFTSGIGAIILIGQIPNALGLVIPSKEHVWDTLYAIISSANLISTTAITICFATILLLLFLPGLMARIKYINSLPPSIIALIFSVLMVFYFKINIPLVGSIPAGLPQIQMINFNFELLMKVLPAALTIALLGSIEALLCAVVCDGMTNSKHDSNKELVGQGIANMALPFFSGIPCTAAIARSAVNIREGAKTQMSGIIHALILLMILVFLGPVAAFIPKAYLAGVLILVSLRMINVTEFKTTMNISKMDTAVLLVTFLLTVLTDLVFAVQMGMFLSIILLFIRLTNVIDIQSMESYDRTKGINATIFADPYLEKNVSVYTINGPFFFGAMNVFESKINEHMTISKPHIILRMRYVPFIDTTGIERLKSFIKASRKQHQRVYLTSVQPEVMKRMESDLELTELMEKQHVHICDSSQDALTFLKNKYGKNEI; this is encoded by the coding sequence ATGGATATTCAAAACAGAGTCTCAAATTATCTTAAAGAATCGTTTACGAGTGATTTAAAGGCCGGATTTATCACGGCTGTTGTGGCATTGCCACTTGCTATTGCTTTTGCTATTGCTTCAGGTGTAGAGCCCCAGATGGGGTTATACACGGCTGTCATCGCAGGTATGCTGGTAGCATCAACCGGAGGCTCACGGTATTCCATTTCCGGACCAACCGGAGCGATGACCGTAATCATACTTTCAACACTGCACAGCTTCGAGCTTGAAGGACTGCTCCTTGCAGGTTTCCTCGCCGGTGCGTTTCAGATACTGTTCGGAGTCCTGAAACTTGGCAAAGTTGTCAAATACATCCCTCTACCCGTCATATCAGGATTCACGAGCGGTATCGGTGCAATCATTCTCATAGGCCAGATACCTAACGCACTTGGACTTGTCATACCTTCAAAAGAACACGTATGGGATACACTATACGCCATAATCTCCAGTGCAAATCTCATCAGCACAACAGCAATAACAATCTGTTTCGCCACTATTCTGCTTCTCTTATTCCTGCCGGGACTCATGGCCAGAATAAAATACATCAACAGCCTCCCACCTTCAATTATCGCACTCATTTTCTCAGTTCTCATGGTATTCTACTTCAAAATAAACATACCACTCGTAGGCAGCATCCCTGCTGGCCTTCCACAGATCCAGATGATCAACTTCAATTTTGAACTGCTCATGAAGGTCCTGCCAGCAGCTCTCACCATAGCACTTCTCGGTTCCATCGAAGCCCTGCTCTGTGCAGTGGTCTGTGACGGTATGACCAACAGTAAGCATGACAGCAACAAAGAACTCGTAGGTCAGGGAATCGCAAACATGGCGCTGCCTTTCTTCTCAGGAATACCATGTACAGCTGCCATTGCAAGAAGTGCAGTCAACATCAGGGAAGGCGCAAAGACCCAGATGTCAGGAATAATCCACGCCCTGATACTACTAATGATACTAGTTTTCCTTGGTCCTGTTGCTGCTTTCATCCCAAAGGCATACCTTGCAGGTGTGCTAATTCTGGTTTCCCTGAGAATGATCAACGTAACCGAGTTCAAGACCACCATGAACATTAGCAAGATGGACACGGCCGTCCTGCTTGTAACTTTCCTGCTCACCGTACTCACAGACCTCGTATTTGCTGTCCAGATGGGTATGTTCCTGTCCATAATACTGCTCTTCATTAGACTTACAAACGTCATCGACATCCAGAGTATGGAGAGCTACGACAGGACAAAAGGCATCAATGCCACCATCTTTGCCGACCCTTATCTTGAGAAGAACGTCTCGGTCTACACCATAAACGGCCCATTCTTCTTCGGAGCCATGAACGTGTTCGAGAGCAAGATCAACGAGCATATGACTATCAGCAAGCCCCACATAATCCTGCGTATGCGCTATGTCCCGTTCATCGATACAACTGGAATCGAGCGCCTCAAGAGCTTTATCAAGGCAAGCAGGAAACAGCACCAGAGGGTATATCTCACTTCAGTACAGCCTGAGGTCATGAAGAGGATGGAAAGCGACCTGGAACTGACAGAACTCATGGAAAAGCAGCACGTACATATTTGTGACAGCAGTCAGGATGCTCTGACCTTTTTGAAAAACAAATACGGAAAAAATGAGATTTAA
- a CDS encoding PKD domain-containing protein codes for MKQNIVIFIGVALMFLIMSSGIVAANGEIINNPPVADANGPYEGCVGSAITLDASGSYDPDGDAIVGWHWDIDGDGQYDDASGETVMWTWGSAGTYVVEVKVSDAFGNADFASAYVTINDCGIPEFPTIALPVVAVLGLAFIMQRRKN; via the coding sequence ATGAAACAAAATATAGTAATTTTTATAGGCGTAGCCTTGATGTTTCTGATAATGTCTTCGGGAATTGTTGCTGCCAATGGTGAAATAATAAATAATCCACCGGTAGCAGATGCCAATGGACCGTATGAAGGTTGCGTAGGTTCAGCCATAACACTTGATGCTTCGGGTTCCTATGATCCAGATGGTGATGCCATTGTTGGTTGGCATTGGGATATAGATGGTGATGGACAATACGATGATGCTTCAGGGGAGACTGTTATGTGGACATGGGGTAGTGCCGGTACTTATGTAGTTGAAGTTAAAGTTTCCGATGCTTTTGGAAACGCTGATTTTGCTTCTGCCTATGTAACAATCAATGACTGTGGAATCCCTGAATTCCCAACAATTGCTCTCCCAGTAGTTGCAGTTCTTGGACTTGCATTCATAATGCAGCGTAGGAAGAATTAA
- a CDS encoding DNA alkylation repair protein translates to MNPIISQLRAELKQNSDEEARESSNRFFKEPIKCYGMKTPVARKIAKDYYKQVSGKSKQEIFSLCEELLSSDYMEEAFIAFEWSYNLRKQYEPEDFIIFERWVGDYVNNWAKCDTLCNHTVGTFIDMYPQFIDSLKKWTASENRWYRRAAAVTLVLAARRGEFLDDIFEIADMLLIDEDDLVQKGYGWMLKEASKQHQQEVFDYVVANRKVMPRTALRYAIEKMPKELRAKAMEK, encoded by the coding sequence ATGAACCCAATAATCTCCCAACTCCGAGCCGAGCTTAAGCAAAACTCTGACGAAGAAGCCAGAGAAAGCTCAAACCGCTTCTTCAAAGAACCAATAAAATGCTATGGTATGAAAACTCCGGTTGCCAGAAAAATAGCAAAAGACTATTACAAGCAAGTATCCGGCAAAAGCAAGCAGGAGATATTTTCACTATGTGAAGAACTCCTCAGTTCTGATTACATGGAGGAAGCGTTCATTGCATTTGAATGGTCGTACAACCTGAGAAAACAGTATGAACCTGAGGATTTTATTATATTTGAGAGATGGGTTGGGGATTATGTCAACAACTGGGCAAAATGTGATACTCTCTGCAATCACACCGTAGGTACATTCATCGACATGTATCCTCAGTTTATTGATTCACTCAAAAAGTGGACGGCTTCTGAGAATCGCTGGTACAGGCGTGCTGCTGCTGTAACACTTGTTTTAGCGGCTCGCAGGGGAGAGTTTCTGGATGATATTTTTGAGATTGCTGATATGCTGCTGATAGATGAAGATGATCTGGTTCAGAAAGGCTATGGCTGGATGCTCAAGGAAGCGAGCAAGCAGCATCAACAGGAAGTATTTGACTACGTGGTGGCGAACAGGAAAGTCATGCCAAGGACAGCACTCAGGTATGCTATTGAGAAAATGCCGAAGGAATTGAGAGCTAAGGCGATGGAAAAATAA
- a CDS encoding GNAT family N-acetyltransferase, with protein MVLLRPFAEEDNATLLEIEKLCPQGNDTIAEAMDKSPNAVARYKLYDNWKVFVAEETGQVAGWTGWTLKEDQAGKKYGYLAEVIVHPDFQRKGIATELMRKSESDLKENMASYVYCYVLDANDASNAMCAKNGYQNVGEMQMQALPVYKKAQIAPEFEIRTAMENEISDIVNLINSYNSGRAHFVPFTAESFKAHLENIPHYGMENLWVALSDDRIVACAGLWDLAGMAKIYYAREPTSMRMFRRVLNFIDHFTSMPKIPGENELFDIYYLTDYAFAPDSENAMLNLVRYLNNLVLEANRYYITTLLSPHEPIVPILKELKPDVEHWNVLAKSLDGKAVNIEQLYIDIRDGIM; from the coding sequence ATGGTTCTGTTGAGACCTTTTGCAGAGGAAGACAATGCTACTTTACTGGAAATTGAGAAGTTGTGTCCACAAGGCAATGACACGATAGCTGAGGCCATGGATAAGAGTCCAAATGCCGTAGCAAGATACAAATTGTACGACAACTGGAAAGTATTTGTGGCTGAAGAAACAGGACAGGTTGCGGGCTGGACTGGTTGGACACTGAAAGAAGATCAGGCCGGGAAAAAATATGGTTATCTTGCAGAAGTAATAGTCCATCCTGATTTTCAGAGGAAAGGGATTGCTACCGAACTTATGAGGAAATCTGAGAGTGATCTCAAAGAAAACATGGCTTCTTATGTATATTGCTATGTTTTGGATGCGAATGATGCTTCAAATGCTATGTGTGCAAAGAACGGGTATCAAAATGTTGGAGAGATGCAAATGCAGGCACTGCCTGTCTATAAAAAAGCACAGATTGCTCCTGAATTTGAAATAAGGACTGCCATGGAAAATGAGATCTCGGATATTGTCAACCTAATTAACAGTTACAATTCAGGCAGGGCTCATTTTGTACCGTTTACTGCAGAGAGTTTTAAAGCTCACTTGGAAAACATACCCCATTATGGTATGGAAAATCTCTGGGTGGCTTTGTCAGATGACAGGATTGTTGCATGTGCTGGATTATGGGATCTTGCAGGAATGGCTAAAATATACTATGCCAGAGAACCGACTTCCATGAGAATGTTCAGAAGAGTGCTTAATTTTATTGATCATTTTACCAGCATGCCAAAAATACCTGGAGAAAATGAGCTTTTTGATATATATTACCTGACAGATTACGCATTCGCCCCAGATAGTGAGAATGCAATGCTTAACCTTGTAAGATATCTGAATAATTTAGTGCTTGAAGCAAACAGATACTATATTACAACACTTCTGTCACCACACGAACCTATAGTTCCAATATTGAAAGAGCTGAAACCTGATGTCGAGCACTGGAACGTACTTGCTAAGTCATTAGATGGTAAAGCTGTCAACATCGAACAATTGTACATCGATATACGCGATGGTATCATGTAA
- a CDS encoding DUF3303 domain-containing protein: protein MLFMDIMTWEPKDDEEINKRYMTWEYPKGYNVISEWLDLSSCRIFIVYELDNEEAYARAVFPWKGISKLETIPIMTPEKAIEIGEKMEAEMAKA, encoded by the coding sequence ATGTTATTCATGGACATAATGACATGGGAACCAAAAGACGATGAAGAAATAAACAAACGATATATGACATGGGAATACCCAAAAGGCTACAATGTAATATCAGAATGGCTTGACTTATCATCGTGCAGGATTTTCATCGTTTACGAACTCGATAATGAGGAAGCATATGCGAGGGCTGTATTCCCATGGAAAGGTATCTCAAAACTGGAGACCATTCCTATAATGACTCCAGAGAAAGCTATTGAGATCGGCGAAAAGATGGAAGCTGAAATGGCAAAGGCTTGA
- a CDS encoding flavodoxin family protein produces MKVLAINSSPRMENGNTAMILDPFLKGMEEAGADVDLFYTSKLDIKPCTGEFNCWYKTPGECYQDDDMKLLYPKIDEADVFVFASPLYVDGVNGPMKNLIDRMLPRIEPFIELRDGRSRHPVRGVARERKMVLVSNCGFWEKENFDPLIVHMKAFCENASFEYAGALLRPHGMAMPEMIKMGMPLDDIFEAAKDAGRQLINEGRISQEKLDIVGRELLPQDMYLQSANEATSQILEALEN; encoded by the coding sequence ATGAAAGTTTTAGCAATAAATTCAAGTCCCAGAATGGAAAACGGCAATACTGCCATGATACTGGATCCATTCCTTAAGGGTATGGAAGAAGCAGGAGCAGATGTGGACCTTTTCTATACATCAAAACTCGATATCAAACCCTGTACAGGGGAATTCAACTGCTGGTACAAGACACCAGGAGAGTGTTATCAGGATGATGACATGAAATTACTCTATCCAAAGATAGATGAAGCAGATGTGTTTGTTTTTGCTTCCCCTCTATATGTGGATGGTGTCAATGGTCCCATGAAAAATCTGATTGACAGGATGCTTCCAAGAATTGAACCTTTTATTGAACTGCGTGATGGCCGCTCCCGTCATCCGGTACGTGGTGTTGCCAGGGAACGTAAGATGGTTCTGGTTTCCAATTGTGGTTTCTGGGAGAAGGAGAACTTCGATCCACTGATCGTTCACATGAAGGCATTTTGCGAGAACGCATCATTTGAATATGCAGGAGCTCTCCTGCGTCCTCATGGTATGGCAATGCCAGAAATGATTAAGATGGGTATGCCACTCGATGATATATTTGAGGCAGCAAAGGATGCTGGCCGTCAGCTCATAAACGAAGGTAGGATATCACAGGAGAAACTTGATATTGTTGGTCGTGAACTTCTACCGCAGGATATGTATTTGCAAAGTGCCAACGAGGCTACCAGCCAGATTCTGGAAGCATTGGAAAACTAA
- the nth gene encoding endonuclease III — translation MTMQSPVPDNRDNFDQIYKLLQGEYPNAEPMLHFNNPLELLVATILSAQCTDKQVNKVTQVLFKKYQSVEDFANADLTELGKDIYTTGFYHQKAKHIIGSAQLILTEFGGRVPDNMEDLLKLPGVGRKTANIVLARGYDIIEGIAVDTHVTRLSQKLGFTKNNDPKKIEVDLMTLAEKKDLENLSMTLILHGRNVCIARRPKCGECVVSELCPSSEV, via the coding sequence ATGACCATGCAATCCCCTGTGCCGGACAATCGAGATAATTTCGACCAGATTTACAAACTTCTGCAAGGTGAATACCCAAATGCAGAACCCATGCTTCATTTCAATAATCCTCTGGAACTGCTGGTTGCAACTATTCTCTCAGCCCAGTGCACTGACAAGCAGGTGAACAAGGTCACACAGGTTTTATTCAAAAAGTATCAAAGCGTGGAAGATTTTGCCAACGCTGACCTCACAGAGCTTGGAAAAGACATCTACACCACAGGATTCTACCACCAGAAAGCAAAGCATATAATCGGAAGTGCACAGCTTATCCTTACAGAATTTGGCGGCAGAGTTCCTGATAACATGGAAGACCTTCTGAAACTTCCCGGTGTCGGCAGGAAAACCGCTAACATTGTCCTTGCCAGAGGATATGATATAATTGAGGGCATTGCTGTGGATACACATGTGACACGGCTTTCACAGAAACTTGGATTTACTAAGAACAACGACCCGAAAAAGATAGAGGTAGACCTCATGACCCTCGCTGAGAAGAAAGACCTTGAGAATCTTTCCATGACATTGATCCTTCATGGCCGGAATGTGTGTATCGCAAGAAGACCGAAGTGCGGGGAATGTGTTGTGAGTGAGTTGTGCCCTTCAAGTGAAGTATAG